In Pseudobacter ginsenosidimutans, the following are encoded in one genomic region:
- a CDS encoding DUF6249 domain-containing protein produces the protein MESTLVPVVLFLSMFGCLFGIVYMWRKENLAMIEKGLNPKDYRPAPYKNLKWGLLLVGAGLGLFLAFLLQHSGMFKLNAYEDEYVPLYFALIGIFGGLGLVISYRIEKKETLDNRSNN, from the coding sequence ATGGAAAGTACATTAGTTCCCGTCGTTTTGTTCCTTTCAATGTTCGGATGCTTGTTTGGCATCGTATACATGTGGAGGAAAGAGAACCTGGCCATGATAGAAAAGGGGCTGAACCCCAAGGATTATCGCCCCGCACCTTATAAAAATCTGAAGTGGGGATTGTTATTGGTAGGAGCAGGTTTAGGATTATTCCTTGCTTTCCTGCTGCAACATTCAGGTATGTTCAAACTGAATGCATATGAAGATGAATATGTGCCATTATACTTTGCGCTCATCGGCATCTTCGGGGGTCTCGGACTGGTGATCAGTTACAGGATCGAGAAAAAGGAAACGCTTGACAACAGAAGCAACAATTGA
- a CDS encoding anti-sigma factor encodes MNKPENMETRLWDYIDGLSNEQERSFVAKLIEENSEWRNKYHELLDVHQLMQQNIELEEPSMRFSQNVMDAIAHEKIAPAASSYIKKSVIRVISAFFLLSIGALLVYMIAKMDWNAVSHEASPIQLPDLNPGKYLNNSVLYGMAIVTVVLCLAMLDNTLRKKQKRNKEMMGR; translated from the coding sequence ATGAACAAGCCTGAAAACATGGAAACGAGATTGTGGGATTATATCGATGGGCTCAGCAATGAGCAGGAACGCTCCTTTGTTGCAAAGCTGATCGAAGAGAACAGTGAATGGCGCAACAAATACCATGAGCTCCTCGATGTTCACCAGCTGATGCAGCAGAACATAGAACTGGAAGAACCATCCATGCGCTTCTCACAAAATGTGATGGACGCCATCGCCCACGAAAAGATCGCACCGGCTGCCAGCAGCTATATAAAAAAATCAGTGATCCGCGTGATCAGTGCCTTCTTTTTGCTCAGCATCGGCGCATTACTGGTATACATGATCGCGAAGATGGACTGGAATGCGGTGAGCCATGAGGCTTCGCCCATTCAATTGCCTGATCTCAATCCGGGCAAATACCTGAACAATTCTGTGTTGTATGGAATGGCCATCGTTACAGTAGTTCTATGCCTGGCGATGTTGGACAATACGCTCAGGAAAAAGCAAAAAAGGAACAAGGAAATGATGGGACGATAA
- the murQ gene encoding N-acetylmuramic acid 6-phosphate etherase: MSAAFNKVTEQSGPYRHLEKMSIRELLTNINSEDQQVPLVVANAIPQIEQLVTIISDKMLAGGRLFYIGAGTSGRLGVLDASEIPPTYGLPQGLVVGIIAGGQEAIQKPIEYAEDSWEQGWLDLEKHQISDKDVVVGIAASGTTPYVIGALNEARKRGIITGCITNNAGTPLAAAADYPIEVVVGPEFVTGSTRMKSGTAQKLVLNMISTSVMIQIGRVEDNKMVNMQLTNAKLVDRGTKMLMEQAGITDYEQAKQLLLKYGSVKKAIDSLQ, translated from the coding sequence ATGTCAGCGGCTTTCAATAAGGTCACGGAGCAATCAGGTCCGTACAGGCACCTGGAAAAAATGAGCATCCGTGAGCTGCTCACCAACATCAATTCAGAAGACCAGCAGGTTCCGCTGGTAGTGGCCAATGCCATTCCCCAGATTGAACAGCTGGTGACCATCATTAGTGATAAAATGCTGGCCGGTGGCCGGCTTTTTTATATCGGGGCAGGCACCAGCGGCCGTCTCGGTGTATTGGATGCCAGCGAGATCCCGCCCACATATGGCCTCCCGCAGGGGCTGGTAGTGGGCATCATTGCCGGCGGACAGGAGGCGATCCAGAAACCCATCGAATATGCGGAAGACAGCTGGGAACAGGGCTGGCTCGACCTGGAAAAACACCAGATCAGCGATAAGGATGTTGTGGTGGGCATTGCAGCCAGCGGCACTACGCCCTATGTGATCGGCGCATTGAATGAAGCGCGAAAGCGTGGAATCATCACCGGTTGTATCACCAACAATGCAGGCACACCACTGGCAGCTGCTGCGGATTATCCTATCGAAGTAGTGGTAGGTCCCGAATTCGTTACAGGAAGCACCCGCATGAAGAGTGGCACCGCTCAGAAACTCGTTCTCAATATGATCTCCACATCCGTGATGATCCAGATCGGAAGGGTAGAAGATAACAAGATGGTGAACATGCAGCTTACCAATGCCAAACTGGTTGACCGCGGCACCAAAATGCTGATGGAACAGGCTGGCATCACTGATTACGAGCAGGCAAAACAATTGCTGCTCAAATATGGCAGCGTAAAGAAAGCGATAGACTCCCTGCAATAA
- a CDS encoding YdcF family protein has product MITPEIISLARKLWDYHRMGQPLSKADCILALGTQDTRVAERAAELFHQGYAPLIVFSGGLGKITASIWTQSEAERFAEIAISKGVPADAILIENKSTNTGENILFTQKLLLEKQIEANSFIVVQKPYMERRSFATFKKHWPEKVLYVTSPDLTFEQYIVPELPMELLINSMVGDLQRIKLYPEKGFQIHQDIPEDVWAAFEELAAMGFDRFLIK; this is encoded by the coding sequence ATGATCACCCCGGAAATCATTTCGCTGGCCAGGAAGCTCTGGGATTATCACCGGATGGGACAACCGCTTTCCAAAGCGGACTGCATCCTCGCGCTCGGCACGCAGGATACGCGCGTGGCGGAACGGGCTGCTGAGCTCTTCCACCAGGGATATGCTCCACTGATCGTTTTCTCGGGTGGACTGGGTAAGATCACCGCTTCCATCTGGACACAATCTGAAGCAGAACGTTTCGCTGAAATAGCTATCAGCAAAGGCGTTCCTGCAGACGCTATTCTCATAGAGAATAAAAGCACCAATACAGGTGAGAATATTCTCTTCACGCAAAAATTGCTTCTGGAGAAACAGATCGAAGCGAACAGTTTTATCGTTGTGCAGAAACCATATATGGAAAGGCGCAGCTTCGCTACATTCAAAAAACACTGGCCGGAGAAAGTACTGTATGTTACTTCACCGGACTTAACTTTCGAACAATATATTGTACCCGAATTGCCCATGGAACTGCTCATCAACTCTATGGTAGGCGATCTTCAACGGATCAAACTGTATCCTGAAAAGGGTTTCCAGATCCACCAGGATATTCCGGAAGATGTGTGGGCCGCTTTTGAAGAATTAGCTGCAATGGGCTTCGACAGGTTCCTGATCAAATAA
- a CDS encoding N-acetylglucosamine kinase — protein MAILIADSGSTKAEWALAGKGKKTKTVFTQGISPYFLNTDQIEDVIRKELLPGFKKAELESITAIYYYGTGCSSPVNAKSVKTALTRIFKGVKPIEVDHDLMGIARASCQDQKGIACILGTGSNTCYYNGKKIVKISPGLGYALGDEGSGAYLGKKVIQYYLYGTFDEDLKYRFEQKYNTSAPEILDNVYKKPFPNRYLASFSMFLSENRDHYMIENIIEDGLNDFFFTHLCKLGESWKMPIHFVGSVGFAFKEVLEELCHAYEFELGKVLKTPMPGLIKYHIG, from the coding sequence ATGGCAATATTGATAGCAGATAGTGGATCTACCAAGGCGGAATGGGCCCTGGCCGGAAAAGGTAAAAAAACGAAAACGGTATTCACCCAGGGTATCAGCCCTTATTTTCTGAATACCGATCAGATCGAGGATGTGATCAGGAAGGAATTATTGCCCGGTTTCAAAAAAGCGGAACTGGAATCCATCACCGCTATCTATTATTACGGCACCGGTTGCAGCAGTCCCGTCAATGCGAAGTCGGTGAAAACAGCGCTGACACGAATATTTAAGGGCGTGAAGCCGATTGAAGTGGACCACGATCTCATGGGCATTGCCCGGGCGTCCTGCCAGGACCAGAAAGGAATCGCCTGTATCCTGGGAACGGGCAGCAATACCTGCTATTACAATGGTAAGAAGATCGTGAAAATAAGCCCGGGCCTGGGTTATGCCCTGGGCGATGAAGGCAGTGGCGCCTATCTCGGCAAGAAAGTGATCCAATATTATCTCTACGGCACTTTCGATGAAGACCTGAAATACCGGTTCGAACAAAAATACAATACATCCGCTCCGGAGATCCTCGATAACGTGTACAAAAAGCCTTTCCCCAACAGGTACCTGGCTTCCTTCTCCATGTTCCTTTCTGAGAACCGCGACCATTACATGATCGAGAACATCATCGAAGACGGACTCAATGATTTCTTTTTTACCCATCTCTGCAAACTGGGAGAAAGCTGGAAGATGCCGATCCACTTTGTAGGCAGCGTGGGTTTTGCTTTCAAAGAAGTGTTGGAAGAACTTTGTCATGCTTATGAATTCGAGCTGGGCAAAGTACTGAAGACACCGATGCCAGGCCTTATCAAGTATCATATCGGATAA
- a CDS encoding S41 family peptidase, protein MKKLQVWLPLLFSIVLIVGMWIGSGLRKNIPFSRGLFESARPSTIQEVMDLINLRYVDSVSTDSLSDDAVMAMLGHLDPHSIYIPANRLAEVNEDLQGNFEGIGVEYFILSDTVYASNVLADGPSDKAGIKTGDRFLKVGDSVVTGKDINGDKIRKLLRGPSGSKVNITLLRDGKQVTTTVTRGMIPLYSVDASYMLDSTTGYIHVNKFSGTTYEEFMAAMEELQKKGLKKLMLDLRDNGGGILGEAIDMADEFLDDDKLIVYTQGSHSKKTEYRCKRPGLFEKGELVVLIDENSASASEVLAGALQDWDRATIVGRRSFGKGLVQEQYELNNGSALRLTVARYYTPLGRNIQKPYGNGRAAYREELDHRFENGEMLHGDTATTHAGPQYKTKKGKIVYGGGGITPDVFVPYDTTSLSRETYQLLSTPAFSRFIFTYFIQHRDYFKQFKSPLELAKGFKPENGAYASLVDYAAKNNINLQNIPARDKEELNRRIQTWMARQIWRMEGYFEVNNYFDNEVKKGQEILIQ, encoded by the coding sequence ATGAAGAAATTACAGGTATGGCTCCCATTGCTCTTTTCGATTGTGCTGATCGTTGGAATGTGGATCGGATCGGGGCTCAGGAAGAATATTCCCTTCTCACGCGGACTGTTTGAATCCGCCCGTCCTTCCACCATCCAGGAAGTGATGGACCTGATCAACCTGCGCTATGTTGATTCAGTCAGTACAGACTCCCTGAGCGATGATGCCGTGATGGCAATGCTCGGCCATCTGGACCCGCACTCCATCTATATCCCGGCCAACCGCCTCGCAGAAGTGAATGAAGACCTCCAGGGTAATTTCGAAGGCATCGGCGTGGAATACTTCATCCTAAGCGATACCGTTTACGCCAGCAATGTACTGGCAGACGGCCCCAGCGATAAAGCAGGCATCAAAACCGGAGACCGCTTCCTCAAAGTGGGCGACTCTGTAGTTACCGGCAAAGACATCAATGGCGACAAGATCCGCAAACTCCTCCGCGGCCCTTCCGGCTCCAAAGTGAATATCACTTTGCTCCGCGACGGAAAGCAAGTCACTACCACCGTTACCCGCGGCATGATCCCCCTGTATTCCGTTGATGCATCCTATATGCTCGACAGCACTACCGGTTATATCCACGTGAATAAATTCTCCGGCACTACCTACGAAGAATTCATGGCAGCCATGGAAGAGCTCCAGAAAAAAGGATTGAAAAAACTCATGCTCGATCTCCGCGATAATGGCGGCGGCATCCTCGGCGAAGCTATCGATATGGCCGATGAATTCCTGGATGATGATAAACTCATTGTATATACGCAGGGCAGTCACTCCAAAAAGACTGAATACCGCTGCAAACGCCCGGGCCTCTTTGAAAAAGGAGAACTGGTGGTACTGATAGATGAGAACTCCGCTTCCGCCAGTGAAGTACTGGCAGGTGCATTACAGGACTGGGACCGCGCCACCATCGTGGGCCGCCGCTCCTTTGGTAAAGGACTGGTACAGGAACAATATGAGCTGAACAATGGCTCTGCCCTGCGCCTCACCGTTGCACGTTACTATACACCGCTCGGGCGCAATATCCAGAAACCATATGGTAATGGCAGGGCCGCTTACCGCGAAGAACTGGACCACCGTTTCGAGAATGGAGAAATGCTCCATGGCGATACCGCTACCACACATGCAGGACCTCAATACAAAACGAAAAAAGGAAAGATCGTGTACGGCGGCGGTGGCATCACACCCGATGTATTCGTTCCCTACGATACCACTTCGTTGTCGAGGGAAACCTACCAACTGTTGAGCACACCCGCTTTCAGCAGGTTCATCTTTACCTATTTCATCCAGCACAGGGATTATTTCAAACAATTCAAATCCCCGCTGGAACTGGCAAAAGGATTCAAGCCCGAAAACGGCGCTTATGCCAGCCTGGTAGACTATGCTGCAAAGAACAATATCAACCTGCAAAATATCCCGGCAAGGGATAAAGAGGAACTGAACAGACGTATTCAAACCTGGATGGCCAGACAGATCTGGAGAATGGAAGGATATTTTGAAGTGAACAACTACTTCGATAATGAAGTGAAGAAAGGACAGGAGATCCTGATACAATAA
- a CDS encoding RNA polymerase sigma factor, which yields MNIAQLDTEIISRVLQGEKTLFAELVKKYQNFVFTIAGRYASNREDAEEIAQDVFVKAYKNLADFRGDAKFSTWLYTITSTTCISFLRKKKLAVHSLDQEHVFELADRQDSGFRANQVEQKSRSNMVNQAIQLLSPDDAKIITLFYKGEQSLEEIGSIMGIDPNTVKVKLHRARQRLRNKMEEHFAEEVKNITD from the coding sequence ATGAATATTGCACAGCTTGATACTGAGATCATTAGCAGGGTTCTTCAGGGAGAAAAGACTTTATTTGCCGAACTGGTGAAGAAGTACCAGAACTTCGTTTTCACCATCGCCGGCCGGTATGCCTCCAACCGTGAGGACGCGGAAGAGATTGCCCAGGACGTATTCGTAAAAGCTTACAAGAACCTGGCAGACTTCCGGGGAGATGCAAAATTCAGCACCTGGTTGTACACCATTACCTCAACCACCTGCATCTCCTTCCTCCGTAAAAAGAAACTGGCTGTGCATTCACTGGACCAGGAACATGTATTTGAACTGGCAGACAGGCAGGATTCCGGTTTCCGGGCCAACCAGGTGGAACAGAAATCACGCAGCAATATGGTGAACCAGGCCATCCAACTGCTCAGCCCGGACGATGCAAAGATCATTACGTTGTTCTATAAAGGAGAGCAAAGCCTGGAAGAGATCGGTTCCATCATGGGCATCGATCCCAATACGGTGAAAGTGAAACTGCACCGCGCCAGGCAAAGGCTCAGGAATAAAATGGAAGAACATTTTGCAGAAGAAGTGAAGAACATCACAGACTGA